From one Babesia bovis T2Bo chromosome 3, whole genome shotgun sequence genomic stretch:
- a CDS encoding WD domain G-beta repeat containing protein → MKINLSSDDINLLVYRYLIENGYTHTAFSFNKESDITRNPCYNNHADKIPPNALVSFLQKAMIYVYLEYHTDDLTGEQIVCDETFSFFRKHACFRKLGQQHGFPIKGSTSRTGDQEDHETLVQHSGGIDLGGEKIGGNVLAESLPIYVGPPQRRLADKWQVFGYIRTLEYGPKESAALADFNPVFPEYIVKRVEDAVPALYQLDKRNPSKSCEIIPPIAILRHTDADVECIGTCHKWRHDGEVLCVGYASGYIAVWSKMGGLLYSEKVSNAVITAIAFSGNKAYWNHPEKGKMHCNIAVGDASGNVTIYRMEDGLHQLGVHEQKSVITDIDWQDSVVFAAASADAKVVIYDTIKASTVTILDHFESNPVFMEWCASGKCLAILDNTSLLKLYKPYGQNAQGTVTSLSAHTKNIVAASWQFGHNPKSANKICTVGMDKQLLVWDVVAECVVTSIILDKVPTTIAVNSTDTFVAVGTYGNLVKILNLPTLSLSCSFCDQDLPTSITWSSDGEYIAYNVYNKQRTSIIPILTSPTLSTE, encoded by the exons ATGAAGATCAACTTGTCCTCAGACGATATAAACCTTTTGGTATATCGCTATTTAATAGAGAATGG GTACACGCATACAGCCTTCTCATTCAACAAAGAATCAGACATAACCAGAAACCCATGCTATAATAACCATGCTGACAAAATACCCCCAAACGCATTGGTTTCATTCCTGCAGAAAGCGATGATATACGTGTACCTCGAGTATCACACAGATGACCTTACCGGAGAACAAATAGTTTGTGATGAAACATTCTCATTCTTTAGGAAACATGCATGTTTTCGGAAACTTGGCCAACAACATGGGTTTCCTATCAAGGGATCGACTTCACGTACCGGGGATCAGGAAGATCACGAGACACTTGTACAACATTCAG GTGGCATTGATTTGGGCGGTGAAAAAATTGGGGGCAACGTTTTGGCTGAATCCTTGCCTATCTACGTTGGCCCACCTCAAAGACGTCTGGCAGACAAATGGCAGGTCTTTGGATATATTAGGACACTTGAATATGGGCCCAAGGAATCTGCTGCTTTGGCAGATTTCAACCCTGTATTTCCAGAGTACATCGTAAAAAG GGTGGAAGATGCAGTGCCAGCATTATATCAACTGGATAAGAGAAACCCATCAAAATCCTGTGAAATCATACCTCCTATCGCAATACTAAGACACACGGATGCGGATGTCGAATGCATAGGCACATGCCACAAATGGAGGCATGATGGTGAAGTGTTATGCGTAGGCTACGCATCGGGTTATATAGCCGTATGGAGCAAAATGGGAGGATTGCTTTACAGCGAAAAGGTTAGCAACGCGGTTATAACAGCGATTGCCTTTTCCGGTAACAAGGCGTATTGGAACCACCCCGAAAAGGGTAAAATGCATTGCAATATTGCTGTCGGGGACGCAAGCGGTAATGTGACAATTTATAGAATGGAAGATGGACTACATCAATTAGGTGTACACGAGCAAAAATCTGTGATTACCGACATCGATTGGCAAGACAGTGTTGTTTTCGCGGCAGCCAGTGCGGATGCAAAGGTGGTAATTTATGACACCATTAAAGCCTCTACGGTCACCATTTTGGACCATTTCGAGTCAAACCCGGTGTTTATGGAGTGGTGTGCATCAGGAAAATGCCTAGCTATATTGGACAACACAAGCTTGCTAAAGCTTTATAAACCATATGGTCAAAACGCACAGGGCACGGTCACGTCGCTTTCCGCGCATACTAAAAATATTGTTGCAGCATCATGGCAATTCGGACACAATCCCAAATCAGCAAACAAAATTTGTACTGTCGGTATGGATAAGCAACTGCTAGTTTGGGACGTCGTAGCTGAGTGTGTAGTGACGTCAATCATCCTCGATAAAGTGCCAACTACCATTGCTGTAAACTCTACTGATACCTTTGTAGCTGTGGGCACATATGGAAACCTCGTCAAAATTTTAAACCTTCCCACGCTATCTCTCAGCTGCTCCTTCTGCGACCAGGATCTGCCAACATCCATAACATGGTCTTCCGACGGGGAATACATCGCATACAACGTATATAACAAACAGAGGACATCTATAATACCGATACTCACCTCGCCAACGCTGTCTACTGAATGA
- a CDS encoding DHHC zinc finger domain containing protein — protein MTSLDRELPIAEEAGISTSSAPYRSTTRSLTPYLPYSSFRVKSGHNDNDDPLISSQDRNKDSQVLYVKPVYAVHPVHKGSAWFHYLPAFFVLSCFIGIYWIFLCYHLKPAVGYDLSHYGIVSNSTVLVVIVTHILGLMFVLNYVLCATVDPGRVPDTLEWKVPVNGDQRAIPSLCETKRSGERRICKWCILYKPDRAHHCTVCGRCVLMMDHHCPWVHNCIGWGNHKYFYLCLFYASALSSMISILSFPTVRHVLKSPMVPFSELSMLVIGEILSVTFAVICTSFLGFHIWLMCEAYTTIEFCEKRFCSIMWPNRSLWSGTLYENICATLGSNPLLWLVPVDNRSGDGIHFIPHVQGLHDEDGYDEHSAFLKMARETNQFEPIVEV, from the exons ATGACTTCACTGGATCGTGAGTTGCCAATAGCCGAGGAGGCTGGTATTTCAACTTCATCGGCCCCGTATCGTTCTACTACACGTTCTTTAACTCCGTATTTACCGTATTCATCATTTCGTGTTAAGTCGGGTCACAATGACAACGATGACCCCTTGATATCGAGTCAAGATCGCAATAAGGATTCTCAGGTTCTTTATGTTAAGCCGGTTTATGCTGTGCATCCGGTTCATAAAGGTTCTGCTTGGTTTCACTACCTCCCTGCATTTTTTGTTCTCAGTTGTTTTATTGGCATATACTGGATATTTTTATGTTACCATTTGAAGCCTGCTGTTGGGTATGATTTGAGTCACTATGGCATTGTGAGTAACAGTACAGTCTTGGTTGTTATTGTTACTCACATTTTAGGTTTGATGTTTGTATTGAATTATGTCCTTTGTGCTACTGTTGACCCAGGTCGTGTTCCTGACACTTTGGAGTGGAAGGTGCCTGTAAATGGCGATCAGCGTGCGATTCCATCGCTATGTGAAACGAAGCGTTCCGGTGAGCGTCGTATTTGCAAGTGGTGTATTCTTTACAAGCCAGATCGTGCTCATCATTGCACGGTTTGTGGTCGTTGTGTCCTTATGATGGACCATCATTGTCCGTGGGTTCACAACTGTATTGGTTGGGGTAATCACAAGTATTTTTATTTATGTCTTTTTTATGCTTCTGCGTTATCTTCTATGATTTCGATTTTATCGTTCCCAACAGTACGCCACGTCTTAAAATCCCCGATG GTACCATTTTCTGAACTTTCAATGCTTGTGATTGGTGAGATCTTATCTGTAACGTTTGCTGTTATTTGCACATCGTTTTTAGGATTCCACATTTGGTTGATGTGTGAAGCCTACACTACCATTGAGTTTTGTGAGAAGCGTTTTTGCAGTATAATGTGGCCTAACCGTTCACTATGGTCTGGTACTTTGTATGAGAACATATGTGCTACGTTGGGTAGTAATCCATTATTATGGCTGGTACCTGTAGACAATCGCTCAGGTGACGGTATACATTTCATTCCTCACGTTCAGGGTCTTCATGATGAAGATGGTTATGATGAACATTCTGCTTTTTTGAAGATGGCTCGTGAGACGAATCAGTTTGAGCCTATAGTAGAGGTTTAA
- a CDS encoding putative vacuolar ATP synthase subunit F, translating into MERINELTEAKVYIIGDEDTVVGFLMAGIGSKDGLGQTNYKIITPKVSKQEIEDTFKQYVQKKDCGIIIINQHIAEKIKTAIDLHSGPIPAILEIPSKEQPYDPNKDSVTQKIKVLFGET; encoded by the exons ATGGAGCGCATCAACGAACTTACAGAAGCTAAGGTGTATATCATAGGAGATGAG GATACAGTGGTTGGATTCCTCATGGCAGGAATAGGGAGCAAAGATGGACTGGGACAAACAAATTATAAAATAATCACACCAA AAGTATCCAAACAAGAGATCGAAGATACATTCAAGCAGTATGTACAGAAAAAGGATTGTGGAATCATTATCATAAACCAGCATATCGCGGAAAAGATTAAAACGGCTATTGACCTACATTCAGGACCAATACCAGCAATCTTGGAAATACCAAGCAAGGAGCAGCCATACGATCCAAACAAGGACTCAGTTACACAAAAGATTAAAGTGCTATTTGGTGAAACCTAA